A stretch of Scheffersomyces stipitis CBS 6054 chromosome 2, complete sequence DNA encodes these proteins:
- a CDS encoding predicted protein: MSIESLIASYQRRYDELDENIASIARGVNFASLSNNPRLVQQFHGPSNTESENEEQEADLSKLSIAQLNRKYDDVDNYIVELQKIELLSRKLDEINVLLSKKKSVSDLLDFQQLFTLFRSAKETTTAAASANVNIVIYKHIAKSVETAFALFVEQLEEYLRFLLPDEYTIENISILNEFNALLDKNATKLESYSKLRSQWDSLVDKLLSPKHTKFKLTLVDDKFADYDSISLVLTEDETSVTGFIKSVRNLLEFINFLQLDTLKHYLNSKISLLLINKISVNIDGIVNNKESIDGLKILVDYSTSTNWNVLAGLHSTDTKSIEEKLNKLHLDWIIDNFINDIRKAFNSELIEKTKEWTHSIDTSIQSKESQNKKFKDTQKESQTDPQNEKVEDDDDAWNEDWDDAWDEDEPKTEIATETKPQAGTAAESNAEQDSNKSIIVITELPTEVESIVEKYRQHSSDVSYLISSVKALSLSKYPPLSRSFLLLNDMTYLASRLDSPELVRFAESNWNQYLVTFYQGLKSILGSLNLSDSDSNDAQEDDTYGELDDYNLNQLSLIYSWFDTLVSETDLQQTNNERFKQLIIQLVEFVNAWLIHKILSFFEITEGQSTKIANIIDSLNNVTVPYVMQIGESQANIKSYNKLNNYKFLLNNHLKDIMDRFYQGELFDMETDELIKVIKSVFIHSELRDNYINEIIEFRNMT, from the coding sequence ATGTCTATAGAGAGTTTAATAGCTTCGTACCAGAGGCGGTACGATGAGCTCGACGAAAATATAGCTTCCATAGCTCGTGGTGTCAACTTTGCCTCTCTTTCTAACAATCCCAGATtggttcaacaatttcacgGCCCTAGCAATACTGAGAGCGAGAATGAAGAGCAAGAGGCCGACCTTTCAAAGCTCAGCATTGCGCAATTGAACCGGAAATATGACGATGTCGACAATTACATTGTAGAATTGCAGAAAATAGAGTTGCTAAGCCGTAAACTCGACGAGATCAACGTgcttctttccaaaaagAAATCTGTTAGTGACTTACTTGATTTTCAGCAACTTTTCACTCTCTTCAGGAGCGCAAAAGAGACTACCACAGCTGCAGCTTCGGCGAATGTTAACATAGTAATCTATAAGCATATCGCCAAATCAGTGGAGACGGCGTTTGCGCTATTTGTAGAACAATTGGAGGAATATTTGCGTTTTCTTTTGCCAGACGAATACACCATTGAAAACATCTCGATCTTGAATGAGTTCAATGCTCTTCTAGACAAGAATGCCACGAAGCTCGAATCGTATTCGAAATTGCGCTCCCAATGGGACTCCCTTGTCGACAAGTTGCTTTCACCCAAACATACAAAGTTCAAATTGACTCTTGTTGACGATAAATTTGCTGATTACGATTCGATTTCGCTTGTGTTGACAGAAGATGAAACCAGTGTCACGGGATTCATTAAATCTGTACGGAACTTGCTCGAGTTTAtcaattttcttcaattggatACATTAAAGCATTACTTGAATTCGAAGATTTCGCTTTTGCTCATAAACAAGATTTCGGTCAATATCGATGGAATTGTCAATAATAAAGAAAGCATCGATGGCTTGAAGATTTTGGTCGACTACAGCACTTCAACAAACTGGAATGTACTCGCTGGTTTACACAGCACAGATACAAAACTGATAGAGGAGAAGCTCAACAAGTTGCATTTAGACTGGATCATCGACAACTTCATAAATGATATCAGAAAAGCGTTCAACTCCGAGTTGATAGAAAAGACTAAAGAATGGACCCATTCAATCGATACTTCCATCCAGTCAAAAGAATCGCAGAATAAGAAATTCAAGGATACTCAAAAGGAATCACAAACAGATCCACAAAATgaaaaagtagaagatgatgacgatgcATGGAACGAAGACTGGGACGATGCTTGGGATGAAGACGAACCCAAGACTGAAATAGCGACTGAGACAAAACCACAAGCTGGAACTGCAGCTGAAAGCAATGCTGAACAAGATTCAAATAAGAGCATTATTGTAATCACTGAGTTACCAACTGAAGTGGAATCAATAGTAGAAAAGTACAGACAGCATTCACTGGATGTTTCGTATTTGATAAGTTCTGTCAAGGCTTTATCACTTCTGAAATATCCGCCTTTGTCCAGATCGTTTTTGCTTTTGAACGATATGACGTATTTGGCAAGTAGACTTGATTCACCAGAGTTGGTACGTTTTGCTGAATCCAACTGGAACCAGTATTTAGTCACATTTTACCAGGGACTCAAGAGTATATTGGGTTCGTTAAACTTGAGCGACTCCGATTCCAACGACGCTCAGGAAGACGATACTTATGGAGAACTTGACGACTACAATCTTAACCAGTTAAGTTTGATATATTCGTGGTTTGACACTCTTGTCCTGGAGACAGATTTGCAGCAGACCAACAACGAGCGGTTCAAGCAACTCATTATCCAGCTCGTAGAATTTGTAAACGCATGGTTGATACACAAGATATTGAGCTTTTTTGAGATCACTGAAGGGCAATCAACGAAGATTGCCAACATCATCGACTCGCTCAACAACGTCACTGTTCCGTATGTAATGCAAATCGGCGAGAGCCAGGCCAACATCAAGTCgtacaacaaattgaacaactacAAGTTCTTGCTCAACAACCATTTGAAGGATATCATGGACCGGTTTTACCAGGGCGAGTTGTTTGATATGGAAACCGACGAGTTGATTAAGGTGATCAAGAGTGTGTTCATCCACAGCGAGCTACGTGATAACTACATCAACGAGATTATCGAGTTCAGAAACATGACTTAA
- a CDS encoding predicted protein (go_funtion guanyl-nucleotide exchange factor activity~go_process intracellular signaling cascade), with protein sequence MTSRATQISTSSSVYSPVESEYAFKNNQTYAPIEEEYEENGNDHNSNENVPNTSYAEENGFDIDQPIIRRNGNMATDFSSQTFQTFHTAQGNYSDSDLELDREPSLSREPSFTSINESIMHSNVNDSSLVQPELPGSYDNDETPKLDSAARMPSDGLDDKTPILGNTMTRSQLTPLLPQQELSTKFQRLSVTLQSKTPSGDSYDFMNSFQQNVQQANNDADSNRWSKTRTSLYYKKIHEAQPKDDNASVDSTISNRSSIISQSSEFPQDTTRMTAGGADVDDKKFLSQTSSGNSSTSFNFDVSSSQIPSSYAIDKNLRVSRVSPTKVLKKSAVEDIPIRKDLVQRFERMSSNMDMSDQERNDLYIANSWSGSKMDLSNRYNDSNPTESMLDPKNGLVESTQLDSTHDILQLKEESRPSTMSQGPSFFEDDEDLSALFIRAMHPFDSSTLQSESDVSICLSFDKDEIAFVHTIDDSGWGEVTLVDSLSRGWIPMNYFTISISEDDDLIEEEGSDSRIPNSKYLKPLFHACGKFLMNPLSHKNRRGKYTFSIRVINSIRDGVRLLLQQTDCLSRSNEIVTKRPVVRKARKSLLADWYNLMVKANEFKGTSNFNKIEILTLMIYQVTRKACKFLQVWSVESKQIIKRENEKRLQEDMSAYPLLNAPPLAKYRVTEINSILYSYLGIIIGRLDLIEHNSVGCSLLETIAHQIILLLRELLFISKTGSDFSSEKPADLDSSLDSLLSLVSDLVSSVKNLVVKTLNETEADRKSAFNPRSAAGNDYYYTQEGGDLIQIGSKMVRAISTTVASIRKLLEVTGDFRLNAERSYPDYSKMRIEPEEFIRKCSIGITRPLAFDKNTLRVDKSRARSNRYSMIRSGKTGELGLTSSGANLLYDAMNSDSDGSFSLSDSAFEPFTHTEGESSISDELLVDSNGNLLGASFKGLVHTLTNEITPPEYFFVSTFFICFRSFANGIDLLEELITRFDIENKSIKDQTKADVTAELKLKKRRRLIVKMFQLWMESYWNQELDYSLLTTLINFFNEGISIYLPLDAMKLIEIGAKLSTRPLIENKVAKKSVSSMQLVERSITITRIKRKNLVSSADNTINNRYSMVDGYELSKINTNSSTASSLKSISLPMPLGVGNQTSSSNSLLSKNQISTIEKVNLTYRAILGSSWCAQKYISDKEYIPLSLNTILPNWFSIFDQSWVLSNYRPNLLDFNGLELAKQLTIIESHIFCAIKPDELLNDNYSTKRAHLKLAPNVRQSLLFTNCLSEYVLESILQPKINQKLRVNIVKTWLKVAISCLYLRNFNSLAAIVTALQSHLITRLSKVWSDLSEKYTELYDYLSTIVRPEKNYNIYRPKLRNFLVSNDYNIPIVPYFSLFLQDLTFVSDGNSNHRMANTFLNQKLINIDKYLKISRIIADIESLQTPYVDYKSGHRDDRRHSLAFLNNQRVSDVEDYSIIPVPALQELILLELWKVNQLNKTEEDRAWKLSCLIQPREAV encoded by the exons ATGACTAGTCGTGCCACTCAGATCAGCACGTCGTCTAGCGTGTATTCGCCTGTAGAATCAGAGTATgcattcaagaacaaccaGACCTATGCTCCgatcgaagaagaatacgaagaaAACGGCAACGACCACAATAGTAACGAAAATGTACCCAACACCAGCTACGCTGAAGAAAACGG CTTTGACATAGACCAGCCCATAATCAGACGCAACGGCAATATGGCCACGGACTTCTCGTCCCAGACATTCCAGACATTCCACACAGCTCAGGGAAACTACTCTGACTCCGATTTGGAGTTGGATAGGGAACCAAGTCTCAGTCGTGAACCTAGCTTTACTTCTATCAACGAGTCAATAATGCATAGTAATGTAAACGACAGCAGTCTTGTTCAGCCTGAGCTTCCTGGTTCGTACGACAACGATGAAACACCTAAGTTGGACAGCGCAGCGCGAATGCCGTCCGACGGTTTGGACGATAAAACTCCCATCTTGGGCAACACCATGAC ACGAAGCCAGTTaactcctcttcttccacagcAGGAGCTTAGTACAAAATTCCAGCGTCTTTCTGTAACCCTTCAGCTGAAAACCCCGTCCGGTGACTCATACGACTTCATGAACTCTTTCCAACAGAACGTCCAGCAGGCCAACAACGATGCTGACTCCAACAGATGGTCCAAGACGAGAACCAGCTTGtactacaagaagataCACGAGGCACAACCCAAAGACGATAAT GCTTCCGTAGACAGCACGATCAGTAACCGATCCAGCATTATCAGTCAGAGCAGCGAGTTCCCACAAGACACCACTAGAATGACTGCTGGTGGAGCAGATGTAgacgacaagaagtttCTCAGCCAGACGTCAAGTGGCAACAGCTCGACcagcttcaacttcgacgTTAGCAGTAGCCAgattccttcttcttatgCTATCGATAAGAACTTGCGGGTGTCGAGAGTGTCGCCCACGAAggtattgaagaaatctgCTGTGGAAGACATTCCCATCAGGAAGGATCTTGTCCAGCGTTTCGAACGGATGTCGTCTAATATGGACATGTCAGATCAGGAACGGAACGATCTCTATATTGCCAACTCTTGGTCAGGCTCAAAAATGGACTTGTCAAACAGATACAACGACTCAAATCCAACAGAGTCGATGCTTGATCCCAAGAATGGACTTGTGGAATCTACCCAGCTTGATCTGACCCAcgacattcttcaactcaaGGAAGAGTCTAGACCCCTGACGATGTCCCAGGGACCTTCTTTCTtcgaagatgacgaagacttgTCCGCCTTGTTCATCAGAGCTATGCATCCatttgattcttcaacattgCAATCTGAATCAGATGTTTCAATCTGTTTGTCGTTTGATAAAGACGAAATTGCATTTGTCCACACCATCGACGATTCTGGCTGGGGGGAAGTCACGTTGGTAGATAGCTTGCTGAGAGGCTGGATTCCCATGAACTACTTCACTATATCCATTTCGgaagacgacgacttgATCGAAGAAGAGGGCAGCGACTCTCGTATTCCAAATAGCAAGTACTTGAAGCCACTCTTCCATGCCTGTGGGAAATTCCTCATGAATCCATTGAGTCACAAGAACCGTCGTGGAAAATATACTTTCTCTATCAGAGTGATCAACTCCATCAGAGATGGTGTGCGCTTGCTCTTGCAGCAGACCGATTGTTTATCTAGATCGAACGAAATCGTCACCAAGAGACCCGTAGTAAGAAAAGCACGTAAATCCTTGCTTGCTGATTGGTACAATCTCATGGTGAAAGCCAACGAGTTCAAAGGtacttccaacttcaacaagatcgaaATATTGACCTTGATGATCTACCAGGTGACCAGAAAGGCGTGCAAGTTCTTGCAGGTATGGTCAGTAGAAAGTAAGCAAATCATCAAGAGAGAGAACGAGAAAAGGCTCCAAGAAGATATGAGTGCCTATCCTTTGTTGAATGCTCCTCCTTTGGCCAAGTACAGAGTTACAGAAATCAATAGTATCTTGTACTCGTACTTAGGGATAATCATCGGTAGATTGGACTTAATCGAACACAACTCTGTTGGATGTAGTCTTTTGGAAACTATTGCTCATCAGATTATCTTATTGTTAAGGGAATTACTCTTTATTTCCAAGACTGGTTCAGATTTCTCATCTGAGAAGCCGGCAGATTTGGACAGTTCGTTGGACTCATTATTATCTTTAGTGAGTGATTTAGTGTCTAGCGTGAAAAACTTGGTCGTCAAGACTTTGAACGAGACCGAAGCGGACAGAAAGAGTGCATTCAACCCACGTAGTGCAGCTGGAAATGACTACTACTACACTCAAGAAGGTGGTGATTTGATTCAAATTGGTTCCAAGATGGTTAGAGCAATTAGTACTACCGTTGCTTCCATCagaaagttgttggaagtTACTGGAGACTTCAGGTTGAATGCTGAAAGATCTTATCCTGACTATTCCAAGATGAGAATTGAGCCTGAAGAGTTCATAAGAAAGTGCTCAATAGGTATCACAAGACCTTTGGCGTTCGATAAGAATACTTTGAGAGTCGACAAGTCTAGAGCTCGATCCAACAGATACTCTATGATCAGATCTGGAAAGACCGGTGAATTAGGATTGACTTCTAGTGGTGCAAACTTGTTATACGATGCCATGAATAGTGATAGCGATGGCTCATTCTCCTTATCTGATTCAGCATTTGAACCGTTTACTCACACGGAAGGTGAGTCTAGCATCAGTGATGAATTGTTGGTAGACTCTAATGGTAACTTACTTGGTGCTTCTTTCAAGGGTTTGGTTCACACCTTGACAAATGAAATAACCCCACCAGAATACttttttgtttctactTTCTTTATTTGTTTCAGAAGCTTTGCTAATGGTATCGATTTGTTGGAGGAGTTGATCACGCgatttgatattgaaaacaAGTCAATCAAGGATCAAACCAAGGCTGATGTCACTGCAGAACTTAAactcaagaagagaagaagattaaTTGTCAAGATGTTCCAGTTGTGGATGGAATCTTACTGGAACCAGGAATTAGACTACAGCTTGTTGACCACTTTAATTAACTTTTTCAATGAGGGTATTTCCATTTACTTGCCTTTGGATGCTATGAAACTTATTGAAATTGGTGCAAaactttcaacaagaccATTGATCGAGAATAAGGTTGCTAAGAAATCTGTATCAAGCATGCAATTGGTGGAAAGAAGTATTACCATTACTAGAATTAAGAGAAAGAATCTTGTTTCCAGTGCAGACAACACTATTAACAACAGGTACTCTATGGTTGATGGTTACGAACTTTCAAAAATCAataccaattcttcaacagcaagttcattgaaatcaatttcattacCAATGCCATTAGGAGTTGGAAACCAAACTTCCTCATCCAATTCGTTGTTGAGCAAGAACCAGATTTCCACTATTGAAAAGGTAAATTTAACTTACAGAGCCATCTTGGGTAGTAGCTGGTGTGCTCAAAAGTACATAAGCGATAAGGAGTACATTCCCTTGAGCTTGAAcacaattcttccaaattggTTCAGCATTTTTGACCAAAGCTGGGTATTGTCAAACTACAGGCCCAATCTTTTGGATTTCAATGGGTTGGAATTAGCCAAACAATTAACAATTATTGAGTCTCACATTTTCTGCGCCATCAAGCCTGACGAACTTTTGAATGATAATTACTCTACAAAGAGAGCCcacttgaagttggcaCCAAATGTGAGACAATCCTTGCTTTTCACTAACTGCTTATCGGAATATGTACTTGAAtccattttgcaaccgAAGATCAACCAGAAACTCAGAGTTAACATAGTGAAGACTTGGTTGAAGGTGGctatttcttgtttgtacttgagaaacttcaactcgttggcAGCCATTGTGACTGCTTTGCAATCTCACTTAATCACCAGATTATCCAAAGTGTGGAGCGATCTCTCCGAGAAGTACACCGAATTGTACGACTACTTATCAACCATTGTCCGTCCAGAAAAGAACTACAATATCTACAGACCAAAATTGAGGAACTTCTTGGTATCCAACGATTATAATATTCCAATTGTTCCTTACTTTTCGTTGTTCTTACAGGATCTTACGTTTGTCAGCGATGGTAATTCCAACCATAGAATGGCCAACACTTTCTTGAATCAAAAGTTGATTAATATTGACAaatatttgaagatttccaGGATTATTGCTGACATTGAAAGTCTACAGACCCCATATGTAGACTACAAGAGTGGCCATAGAGACGACAGGAGACACAGTTTGGCATTCTTGAATAATCAAAGAGTCAGTGATGTTGAGGACTACAGTATTATTCCTGTTCCAGCATTGCAAGAACTTATTTTATTGGAGTTATGGAAGGTCAAccaattgaacaagaccgaagaagacagaGCCTGGAAATTGAGTTGTTTGATACAACCCAGAGAGGCAGTATAA
- a CDS encoding predicted protein, whose product MPREISNFQREENESISLSFFSSDEEVISIRASVAGLDNTEESYIEENVSDGSATLYSKDGEFPTPAVLRDVVASSVARHPWTDTRVALNIRNDYSQRERRHLAAILQEDTADEESSLGTFKFSQVLLVALGIYVICAIFAIGCSAVYHAVY is encoded by the coding sequence ATGCCTCGAGAGATTCTGAACTTCCAACGTGAAGAAAACGAGAGCATCTCGCTCTCGTTTTTCTCCCTGGATGAGGAAGTGATTTCGATTCGAGCATCTGTTGCCGGATTGGATAATACTGAAGAAAGCTACATAGAAGAGAATGTCTCCGATGGTAGTGCAACGCTCTATAGCAAAGACGGTGAATTTCCTACTCCCGCAGTTCTCAGAGATGTTGTTGCTAGCTCCGTAGCAAGACATCCGTGGACAGACACAAGAGTTGCACTCAACATTCGTAATGATTACAGTCAACGTGAAAGAAGGCATCTAGCTGCCATCCTCCAAGAAGATACTGCGGATGAAGAGTCGAGCCTCGGCACCTTCAAATTCAGTCAAGTCTTGCTAGTTGCCCTTGGCATCTATGTAATCTGTGCCATCTTCGCCATTGGGTGCTCAGCCGTCTACCATGCTGTTTATTAG
- a CDS encoding predicted protein, with protein sequence QQEIIDNLIRLAKEEQQRGNTSVTSDKIAQLTTFLSQQAAASTSEKSEETSKYSKFKKLPELPKPKFSPLFDKFDLSKSVELVNQSKINTGDSEAKTPKKKVYRGSQRFSFKRFENIFVEVLETLANILDNLHLLSSLPMFPKVLTNILKHTNKLWVLILVFLIRKTISQLMNVIKKERKVNIELEIVNCRSGKSSQYINEDINKKYNKVLKDLRFDKMMLMIELVGNFLDFTFNFVELYGVPVPDWFMSTLNVASMAMTIYRMNKDDEYIDDDITEDLI encoded by the coding sequence CAGCAGGAAATCATCGACAACTTAATCCGGttggccaaagaagaacagcaACGAGGTAATACTTCAGTGACTCTGGATAAAATTGCCCAGCTTACAACTTTCCTATCCCAACAAGCAGCTGCATCCACATCTGAAAAGAGTGAAGAAACTTCCAAGTATTCtaaattcaagaaactcCCGGAGCTTCCCAAACCTAAGTTTTCTCCGCTTTTCGATAAGTTTGATCTTTCAAAGTCTGTCGAGCTTGTAAATCAATCGAAGATCAACACAGGAGATTCCGAGGCCAAAAcacccaagaagaaggtctATCGTGGTAGTCAGCGATTTTCATTCAAGCGATTTGAGAATATATTTGTAGAAGTATTAGAGACGCTAGCCAATATTCTTGACAATTTGCACTTGTTATCGAGTTTACCCATGTTTCCGAAAGTCTTGACCAATATCTTGAAGCACACCAATAAGTTGTGGGTGCttattcttgtcttcttgataCGTAAGACGATTTCGCAGTTGATGAATGTGATcaaaaaagagagaaaagtCAACATCGAATTGGAAATCGTCAACTGCAGGTCGGGGAAGTCTTCGCAGTACATCAACGAAGATATCAACaaaaagtacaacaaggtgttgaaggaCTTGAGATTCGACAagatgatgttgatgatCGAGTTGGTGGGGAACTTCCTCGACTTTACGTTTAACTTTGTAGAGCTCTATGGCGTTCCAGTGCCTGACTGGTTCATGAGCACGTTGAATGTTGCCAGCATGGCAATGACAATCTACAGAATGAACAAGGACGACGAATACATCGATGATGACATCACTGAAGATTTGATATAA
- the ATX1 gene encoding antioxidant and copper/iron homeostasis protein (go_funtion metal ion binding~go_process metal ion transport): MSGHKYHFDVSMSCSGCSGAVDRVLKKLDGVSDIDISLEKQTVDVTTTDALDFDTVYNTIAKTGKKINDGKVIQ, encoded by the coding sequence ATGTCTGGCCACAAGTACCACTTTGACGTTTCCATGTCCTGCTCCGGCTGTTCCGGAGCTGTTGACAGAgtattgaaaaaattggaCGGTGTTTCTGACATTGACATTTCGTTGGAGAAGCAGACTGTCGACGTAACAACTACAGACGCCCTCGACTTCGATACCGTCTACAACACTATCGCCAAGACaggaaagaagatcaacgaCGGAAAGGTCATCCAGTAG
- a CDS encoding predicted protein codes for MSLEVNSAKLEEEINGIVNSASYSILNAQKDFDASSLKLSNPQNIHEEIVYQKEIFSKLKFLYLEQETRDKFLRKVSEVSAEEIDGADLEKAEDAAVVSKKNLHDLKARMYQQIEVLDTVATDNTRLYDTYTRKVEVANELVAEIRGLEADLDELMKDSVFENPQIVAKIASDHGNSVEDVDQLVRRNETELEEHSSELQRLIDDIESKKLLNVKQLQHIHSSKSKLEELKSLVSNQENPVVNPADDKLQNYAKWCHEMNGIIIRFTNIKSLKLRLAQDSNFVLSMKHKDEEVQIVYDELFHVVDVTGIVDTDKVEQFKRITNSHSTISEETFLTETVKFLNSTILQKSS; via the coding sequence ATGAGTTTAGAAGTAAATAGTGCGAAACTAGAAGAGGAGATAAATGGTATTGTGAACTCAGCTTCCTATTCCATCCTAAATGCCCAGAAAGACTTTGACGCGTCTTCCTTAAAGTTACTGAACCCTCAGAACATCCATGAAGAAATAGTGTACCAAAAGGAGATtttttccaagttgaagtttctcTACTTGGAGCAGGAGACTCGTGATAAGTTCCTTCGAAAGGTTTCCGAAGtttcagcagaagaaatcgacGGCGcagacttggaaaaggcCGAAGATGCCGCTGTTGTCAGTAAGAAAAATCTCCATGACTTGAAAGCTAGGATGTACCAACAGATTGAAGTCTTGGACACGGTAGCTACAGATAATACTCGCCTATATGACACCTACACGCGCAAGGTAGAAGTGGCAAATGAGCTTGTTGCCGAAATTCGCGGTTTGGAAGCTGACCTTGACGAACTCATGAAGGACTCAGTTTTTGAAAATCCCCAGATCGTAGCAAAGATCGCCTCTGATCATGGAAATTCTGTAGAAGATGTAGACCAGCTTGTTCGCCGTAACGAGACGGAGCTAGAGGAGCATAGTAGTGAGCTACAAAGGCTCATAGATGACATCGAGctgaaaaagttgttgaatgtgaaacaacttcaacacaTCCACAGCTCAAAATCAAAGCTTGAGGAGTTGAAACTGCTCGTGTCAAACCAAGAGAATCCTGTTGTAAATCCTGCGGACGacaaattgcaaaattacGCAAAATGGTGTCACGAGATGAACGGAATCATTATCAGATTCACTAATATCAAGTCTCTCAAGTTAAGGTTGGCTCAGGACAGcaattttgttctttcaaTGAAACataaagatgaagaagtccaGATAGTATACGACGAACTTTTCCACGTCGTAGATGTGACTGGAATCGTAGATACAGACAAGGTAGAACAGTTCAAGAGAATCACCAATAGCCATTCCACAATCAGTGAAGAAACATTTTTAACGGAAACCGTCAAATTCCTCAACTCCACAATTTTACAAAAGTCCTCATAG